The nucleotide sequence ACGACAGGCCGCCGTCGACCACCAGCGCACTGCCGTTGATGTAGCCGCCGTGAGGCCCGACGAGGAAGGCCACCACCTTTGCCACCTCCTCGGGGGTTCCGAACCTCCTGGCGGGAATCCTCCGCAGCAGCTCCGTCCTCGACGCCGGGTCCGCGTTCAGCAGCATCTCCGTGTCGATGTAGCCCGGACAGACGGCGTTGCAGGTGATGCCAAAGGCGCCCCACTCGGCTGCGAGGCTCCGGGTGTAGCCGATGAGCGCATGCTTGGTGGCCGCATAGGTGGACGAGCGCGCGCCACCAAACAGGCCCTGGATGGAGGAGATGTTCACGATGCGCCCGTACCGCCCCGCCTTCATGCGGGGGAGTGCCCATCGGCAGAGGTGGTAGACGCCATCCACATTCACCCCGAACAAGGCCTCCCACTCCTCATTGGAGACCTCGTCCGCGCGATGAAAGGGCCCACCGACCCCGGCGTTGTTCACGATGATGCCGGGGACGCCCAGGCTCGCCTCGACTCTGGCGAGCGTCGCATCCACCGCGGCCCCGTTCGCGACATCGCAGACGAAGGAGTGTGCCTGGGCACCGGCGGCCACCAGCTTCTTCTCGAGTCTGGACAGGGCCTCCGCATCACGGGCCAGCAGGACCACCCGCCGACCGCTCTCCGCGAGCGCTTCCGCAATCGCCGCGCCGATTCCCCGACTGGCTCCGGTGACGAGCGCGAGGTTCACATCCGGTTGCACCGCCATCACAGCACTCCCTTTGACGGAAGAAGGCGAATCTCATCGACCCGCACGTTCAAGGGCTTCCGGGCGACCTCCCAGATACTCTGGGCCACGTCTTCCACGGTCAGCATGTCGGCCGCGCTGAACTCCGGGCGCGACTTCCAGAACGAGGTGTAGACGGCCCCCAGGGAGATGAGCGTGGCCCGGATGGAATGGTCCTTCCCTTCCTCGTTCAAGACTCCCGTCAGCCCTCTGACACCATGCTTGGAAGCGGCATAGGCCGCGTTCAGGGGCAGGGTGAGGTGGTCGCTCACGGAGCCGATGTGGACGATTCTCCCGCCCGCCCCCGCCTTCATGCGCTTGAACGCTTCGCGCGAGCAGAGGAAGGCCCCGGTCAGGTTCACCTCGAGAGTCCTGCGCCAATCCTGAACCGAGGTGTCCGCGATGGACGTGAAGACGCCGACGCCCGCGCAGTTGACCAGCAGGGAGAGCGGGCCCAGCTCCTTCTCCGCTTTCTCGAACAGCGCCGCCACGGAGGCCTCATCCGTGATGTCGACGCACATCCCGTCCGGCGTCTCGGGCCTCACGTCGTTCGCGGCGCACACGACGCGCAGCCCCTCCGCCCGGAGCCTGTCGATGACGGCCTTGCCGATGTCGCCGGTCCCACCGACGACGATTGCACTCCTCACGCCCATGCGCTGCGCCTTTCCAGGTTCTTCCAGGGGAGTGTAGGACGAATCGTCGCAATGAAGCTCTCGCTCGCTCCACCCGCCTCGTGAAGAGCGCGCCTAGCGCACGACGATGTTGACGATTCTGTCGGGCACGATGATGACCTTGCTCACCGTCTTCCCGCCCTCCAACTGGCGGACCACGTTGGGCAGGGCCAGCGCCTGCTCGCGCACCTCGGCCTCCGGCGTGCCGCGCTCCAGCTCCAGGCTGCCGCGCAGCTTGCCGTTCACCTGGACGGCGTACGTCACCTGGGCATCCACCGTGAGCGCCACGTCGAACGTGGGCCAGTCCTGCTCCAGCAGGAAGCCCTTCCCGCCGAGCCGCTCCCACGCCTCGTCTCCCAAATGCGGCGCGAAGGGGCCCACCAGCTTCACCAGCGTGACCAGGTCCTCGCGGGTGCTGCCCTTCAAGGTCAGCTCGTTCGTGTAGGTCATCAACGCGGCGATGGCGGTGTTGAACTGGAGGCGCTCCAGGTCCGCCGCCACGCGCTGAATCGTCTTGTGCCGCAATTTCAAGTGTGGGTCGCCCTCGGGAGCGCGCAACGGCTCATGCTCCTCGACCAGGCGCCAGACGCGGCGCAGGAAGCGGCCGCAGCCCTCGATGGCGCGCGGGTCCCACGGTTTGGACAGCTCGAACTCGCCCATGAACAGCTCGTACAGGCGCAGCACGTCCGCGCCATGCTCGGCCACCACGCTGTCCGGGTTGACGCCGTTGAGCTTGGACTTGGCCATCTTCTCGACCTGGACGCGCAGCTTCTCGCCCGTGGCACGGAGGAAGGCCTCATCGCCGCGCAGCTCCACCTCGGACAGCTCGTGGTAGTGCTCCGCCGCGTCCTGGTACGTGTACGCCAGCACCGTGCCCTGGTGGCGCAGCTTCTTGAAGGGCTCCTTCGTGGAGACGTGGCCCAGGTCGAACAACACCTTGTGCCAGAAGCGCGCGTAGAGCAGGTGCAGCACCGCGTGCTCGGCGCCGCCCACGTACAGGTCCACGCTCATCCACTGCCGCTCGGCCTCCTTCGACCAGGGCTCGCTGGCGTTCGTCGGGTCCAGGTAGCGCAGGTAGTACCAGCACGAGCCCGCCCACTGCGGCATGGTGTTCGTCTCGCGGCGGCCCGGGCCGTCGCACTGGGGGCAGCGCGTCTCCAGCCACTCGGGGATGGTGGCCAGCGGGGACTCGCCGGTGCCGGAGGGCTTGTAGCGCTCGACCTCGGGCAGGGTGACGGGGAGCTGGTCCTCGGGTACGGGCACCGCGCCGCACTTCGCGCAGTGGACGATGGGGATGGGCTCACCCCAGTAGCGCTGGCGCGAGAAGATCCAATCGCGCAGGCGATAGCTCACCGTGCGCCGGCCCTGGCCGCGCGCCTCCAGCATGGCCACCACCCGCTGCTTGGCCTCGGCCGTGGGCAGGCCGTCCAGCTCGCCCGAGCCCACCGCGATGCCGTCGCCCGTGAAGGCCTCGCCGGGCTCTGGCGCCGCCTCGTCCACCGGACGCACCACCTCGCGGATGGGCAGGCCGAACTTCAACGCGAAGTCCTGGTCTCTCTGGTCATGCGCGGGCACGGCCATGATGGCGCCGGTGCCGTAGGTGGCCAGGACGTAGTCGGCAATCCAGATGGGGATGCGCTCGCCGTTGACGGGATTGATGGCGTGACTGCCCGTGAAGGCGCCCGTCTTCTCCTTGGCCAGCTCCGTGCGCTCCAAATCGCTCTTGAGCCGCGCGGCGGCCTGGGAGTCCGTCACCGCGGTCCGCTGCTCCGGCATCGTCAGCGACTCGACCAGCCGATGCTCGGGCGAGAGCACCAGGTACGTCGCTCCGTGCAGCGTGTCCGGGCGGGTGGTGAAGACCTTCAGCTCCGCGCCCGCCGCCGGGCCGTCCGCGACGCGGAAGACCACCTCGGCGCCCTCGGAGCGGCCAATCCATTTGCGCTGCATCATCAGCGTGGACTCGGGCCAGTCCACCTCGGCCAGGTCTTCCAGCAGGCGGTCCGCGTACGCGGTGATGCGCAGCATCCACTGGCGCAAATCCTTGCGCTCCACCTGGGTGCCACAACGGTCGCACCTGCCCCTGGCGGCCTCCTCATTGGCCAGTCCCGTCTTGCACGAGGGACACCAGTTGATGGGCATCACGCTCTCGTACGCGAGCCCCTTCTTGAACAGCTGCAGGAAGATCCACTGGGTCCACTTGTAGTAACGCGGGTCGGTGGTGTTGACCTCGCGCTCCCAGTCGTAGGCGAAGCCCACGGAGTCAATCTGTCTCCGGAAGTTGGAGACGGCCTGTTCCGTGGTGATGCGCGGGTGGATGCCCGTCTTGATGGCGTAGTTCTCCGCCGGCAGTCCGAAGGCGTCCCACCCCATGGGGTGCAGCACGTTCCAGCCCTGCATCCGCTTCCACCGCGTCACCACGTCGGTGGCCGTGTAGCCCTCGCAATGTCCGACGTGGATGCCCGCGCCGGAGGGGTACGGGAACATGTCGAGCACGTAGAACTTCGGCTTCGTCGGGTCGAAGGTCGTCCGGTGCAGGCGGGCTTCGCGCCAGCGCGCCTGCCACCGGGGCTCCACGTCACGGGGGTCGAAAGGCATGGTTCCTTTTTAGTACGCCCACCGCGCTGGATTCCTGACCTGACCCCAGGGGTCGCCACCACCGTGGGACGCCCACCAATACCCCACCCCCGGGGACGGGCCGCTGATGCGATATGAACGACGGCATCATGCGCGGTTCCCCGCCGTCACAGGCGACCTCCAGCCCACCCCTCCTGCCCTCTCCGACGGTGGCCGGCAGCGCCTCGGGAGCGCTCCGCCCGCCCCCACCCCGCTTCCGGCAGCGGCTGCTGGTGGTGATGCTGCTCGCGGGCCTCCTGCCGCTGGTGCTCCTCGGCGTGCTGGCACAGGGCGCGCTGGAGCGCGTGCTGTCCGTCTCCATCGCCCCCGTGGAAGGCGTGCTGGACGGGGTCTCCTCGGAGCTGGAGCGCCGGGGCCTGCCCCAGGACTCGCTGAACGAGGCGCGCCTCAACCTCGCCCAGGCGGAGCTGGCGCGGCGGGCCCTGGTGCGTCGAGTCCCTGCGTTCATCACCGCGCTGGTGCTCGTCTCCGGCGTGGTGCTGGCCCTGGCGGCGGTACTGCTCGGCCGCGCCCTCACCCGCCCGGTGGACACCCTGACCCAGGGCATGTGGGCCTATGCGCGCGGGGACCTCTCCGTGCGCCTCGCCGCGCCGGAGCCTCCCCGGGATGAGCTCCAGTTCCTCCTCGGCCAGTTCAACCGCATGGGGCAGGACCTGCTCGCCCAGCGCGAGCGCCTCAAGGCCGCCGAGCAGATTGCCGCCTGGCAGGACGTGGCCCGCGCCCTGGCCCACGAGCTGAAGAACCCGCTCACCGCAATGAAGCTCTCACTCGCCCGTCTGTCCCGCACGGACGCGAGCATGCCCATCGACACCACCCGCATCACCGAGGCCGTGGCCCTCCTCCAGGAAGAGGTGGACCTCCTGATGCGGATGACCCAGAGCTTCTCCACCTTCGCGAGGCTGCCTGCCCCGCGCTTCCAGGACGTGGCCCTGCGTCCGCTGCTGGCCGAGGTGTGTGCCCTCTACGCGGGCACCTCGCCCGTCCCCGTGGAGCTGGCCCCCGGCCCCGACGCCTCGCTGCGCGCGGACCCCGACGGCCTGCGCCGCCTCTTCGGCAACCTGGTGAAGAACGCCACCGAGGCCTCTCCCACCGGCGCGGCCCCCGTGCGCGTCGCGCTGGAGCCCCTCGACGCGGGCGGGGTGCGCGTCACCGTGACGGACGGAGGCGCCGGCATCCCCACGGTGATGGAGGGCCCCGCCCTCACCCGGGGCCTGTTCAGCACCAAGCCCGAGGGCAGCGGGCTGGGCCTGCCCATTGCCCAGAAAATCGTCCACGAGCACGGCGGCACCCTGCGCCTGGAACCTGCGTCAGGTGGGGGTACGCTGGCGCGCGTGGACCTGCCCCTCGCCCCTCCCCTCTTCGTCCCGGCCGCCGCATGAAGCCCGGCCCCCGCATCCTCGTCGTCGATGACGACCCTGGCGTCCTCAAGGCCCTGCGCGGGCTGCTGAGCGACGAGGGCTTCACCCCGGTAGAGGCCCGCTCCGCCGCGGAGGCCGCGCGGCTGCTCGATGCGCCCGAGGGCCCGCCCGCGCTGATGCTGTTGGACTTGCGCATGCCGGGCGAGACGGGGCTGGAGCTGCTCGCGCGTCTGCCCCGGCCGCTGCCCGCGCCGGTGGTGGTGCTGTCCGGAGAGGCGTCCCCCGCGGAGGCGGTGCAGGCGCTGAAGCTGGGCGCGACGGACTTCGTGGAGAAGCCGCCCTCGCCCGAGCGGCTCATCACGGCGCTGCGCAACGCGATGGCGCTGGGCTCGCTCCAGGAGGAGCGGGAGCGGCTGCTCGACGCGCTGGCCCGTCCCGGCCACCTCGTGGGCGACAGCCCGAGCATGGAGTCGCTGCGCCGGCTCATCGCCCGCGTGGCGCCGAGCGACACCGCCATCCTCATCACCGGAGAGACGGGCACCGGCAAGGAGCGCGTCGCACGGGCGCTGCACCTGGCCTCGGGGCGCAAGGGCCGGCTCGTCGCCGTCAACTGCGCGGCCATCCCCGCCACGCTGCTGGAGAGCGAGCTGTTCGGCCACGAGAAGGGCGCCTTCTCCGGCGCGGTGGCGCGGCGCGCGGGCCGGATTGAGCAGGCGCACGGCGGCACGCTGCTGCTGGACGAGCTGGGCGACATGCCGCTGGAGCTCCAGGCCAAGCTGCTGCGCGTGCTGGAGACGAAGGAGGTGGAGCGGCTGGGTGGCTCGGTGCCGGTGCCCGTGGACGCGCGCATCCTCGCGGCCACGCACCAGGACCTCGCCCGCGCGGTGAAGGAGGGCCGCTTTCGCCAGGACCTCTTCTTCCGCCTCAACGTGATGCCGCTCCAGATACCACCGCTGCGCGAGCGCCCGGAGGACCTGCTCCCGCTGGCCCGCACCTTCGCGGCGGAGTTCGCCGGGCCGAATGCGCCGCTGGCCCTGGCACCGGGAGCGGAGGCCGCCCTGCGCGCCTACCCGTGGCCCGGGAATGTGCGCGAGCTGCGCAACCTCATCGAGCGACTCAACCTGCTGCGTGGCGACGGCCCGCTGACACTGGGGCCAGAAGCCATACAGGGTCCGCTGGCGCCCGCCGCGCCCACACGTCCCACCCTGGGAGACAGGAGCTACCGGGAGCACGTGGAGGACTTCGAGCGGGAGCTCATCCGCGCGGCGCTTCAGGAGGGCGGCAGCATCGCCGGGGCCGCGAGGCTCTTGCAGGTGGACCGGGGCAATCTCTATCGGCGCATCAAGGCCCTCGGGCTCCCGGTCTCCTGACCTTCCCGACGGGAATCGACCTCCAGGCCCTTGGAAGGGAACTCCGGGCGATGCTTGAATCTGGATTGCAGTTGCAATCCGTTCCCGCCAAGGAGGATGCATGAAGAAGGCCCTGTTGCTCCCGTGCCTGCTGCTGCTCGCCGCTTGTGGGGGTTCCGAAGTGGAGCAGGCGGAGTCCGCTCCACCCACCTCGCCCACCCCGCTGCTCGCCTCGCAGGAGGAGAGCCTCGGGCCGGCGCCCTTCTGGTACACGTGCAAGCTGCCGTGCCGGACGGGCTACTGCGCCACCAGCTCCATCTACTATCCGGACTGCGCGCCCTACGGCTCCACCACCCGGTACACCTGTACGCCGTGCAGCGGCGGTCCCGTTGATCCGTGAGCTGACGCCCTCCTGACGTCTCCGGCCCTCCCGCCTCCATCGTGGGTGGGAGTGCCGGCCGCCTGGCTGCCCCGCTCCAGGGTGTCTTCCCACCCACACTGTGAGCAGACCTGACACCTCCCAGACAACTCCTGGCGCGTCGCGGCGATAATCGGCCAGACGCACGCCGGATGCCCCCACCGGGAGAGCTGTTTCATGTCGAACCGCATTGGCCGCCCCTCCTTCGTCACGCCTCCGCCCACCGCGGCGACTCCGGAGCGCACCGTGCGCCCCGCGGGAGGAGAGAAGGCGCCCGGCGCCCGCTCCCAGGCAGACCAGTTCGAAGCGCGTGGCACCCGGCCGTCCCAGAGCACCTCACGTAGCGCCGCGCTGCTGACGGGCACGAGCGCCTCGGAGGCTGTCGTTCCGTCGCGGCTGGCGGACCTCCAGCCCGAGGTCCACGGCGCCAGCGGCTATGAGGCCCACTTCGGCATGGGCGGCCGCACCGCCCGCGCCACCGTGGACGGCCAGGGCCAGGTCGCGCTGCCCACCGGCAACGGCCGGGGCCCCTCGTTCCATGCGGAGGCCGGCAAGCCGCTGACGGTGACGGTGGACCCCGCGCGCCTGTCGAAGACGGCCGAGAAGGCGGAGCTCGTCTGGCGGGTGGCGCCTGGCGGCACCGAGGTGGCCATTCCCCTCACGGACGGCACCCGCGACGCGAGCGGCCGGCTGAACACGGTGCCCGCGAAGATTGACCTGCCTGCGGACGCCTTCGGCACGCTGCGCATGTCCATCCGCACCACGGGCGCGGACGGCAAGACGTCGACCCAGTGGGACCCCAGCTCCGACGCGGCGATTGCCCCCAAGGAAGGCGCCACCGTCGTCTTCTCCGACGACTGGAAGACGCAGGTCGAGGGGAAGCTGCGCGCGGGCGACAAGGTCGAGCTTGCCTACGACCGGGACCGGCTGGCCGCGCTCCTCGGCGGCAAGACGCCCTCGGACGTCGTCGCGTGCGTGTCCTTCAACGGCGAGCCCCCTCGCGAGGTTCCGCTCACCCTGCAGCCGGGTGAGGGGGGCCGCCCCGGGACGATGTTCATGCCTTCGCTCCAGGTGCCCCTCGAGGCCACGAAGATGACCCTGTGGTTCAAGGGCCAGGGCGAAGGGAACACGAGCTACGACTCGTCCTTCGGGAAGAACTTCGAGTTCAAGATCAACCCCGCCCGGGATGACGCCGACCCGTCCTGGAAGGCGGAGATGCTGCGCAGCAAGAGCTTCCCCAACCTCCAGGAGGAAGACTTCGTCGGCATCGGCCCGTCGTCGCAGAAGTACAACTGCATCGCCTGGACGATGGGCATCCAGGACGAGTGGGTGTGGCCGGGCACGCGCCTCGAGGACTTCGACAAGCTGTACGCGACGCAGGGCTACCAGCCCATGTCCTCGATGGACCTGAGCAACGACCCGAACCTGGAGAAGGTCGTCGTCTACGGGCTCAAGCCGAAGTCGGGGACGGGCGCGATTGAAGTGACGCACGGCGCGCTGATGGACGAGCAGGGCCGGCTGACGAGCAAGATTGGCACCCAGCCGCTCATCCGTCACAACAGCGCTGACGACCTGACCGGCCCCTCGTATGGTGAGCCGGTGCGTGTCTACGTGCGTCCCCGTCAGCCCGCGGTGAACAACTCATGAGCGATGTCGGCGCCCGCTTCGAAGGACTGGCGAAGGAGTGGGAGGAGCACTGCGCCGCGCACCGCGAGGCGTCCAACCCCTACGTGTTCCTCAACCACCCCTCCTTCGAGGCGCTCGTCGCCCTGGGCCGGCCCGCCGTGCCCCTGATTGTCGAGCGCTACCGCGAGGGGAGCGTCTTCTGGGGCGCGGCCCTGCGGCGCATCACCGGCGTCACCACCTTCGGCGATGGCGTCGTGGGGAACCTCGACGCCACCCGGCGCGGCTGGCTCAAGTGGTGGGACGAGAACAAGGCCGGCTTCAGCGGCCGCGCCTCCTGAGTCCCCTCACGGCCGGCCTCTGCCCCACGGGCACATTGGCGAGTAGCTGCAGTGACGCTTCCACCCTCCCGGGAGCAGGTGCCGGTAGAGGAGGATGAGCCACGCCTTGGCGTCCCTGCCGGTGCGTGGATACGAGACACGCGAGACCTCGGCGAGCGAGACCCCACATCGGGAGGTCCGTGCGTCCGGAAGTGGCCGCCATGACCGGAGGCCCAGGCCCGCGGCCCCGTGCAATCGTCGCGGTAGATGTCAGTATCACATCGCTGCTCGACATCAGGATGTGTCCATGACATCGGCAGCCGCGCCTGCCCCTCGTCCTTTCAAGCACTTGCCCCAGCCCTCCCGTTGGAACGGCGCGTGCTCTCCCGTCCGGTCATGAACCGCTTCGCACTCTTCCTCTGTCTCCTCTCCCTCGCGGCCGGTGCGCAGGCTCTCGGCGCGGCCATGACGGAACCCGCGGATGCCGGGACGGCGCCCGCCGCCACCGGCGCTCCGGCCCCGGCCGCTCCCACCACCCCCACCCCGTCCCCCAGCTCGGCCGAGCCACAGCCCCGCACCCGGGATGAGCGTGAGGACCGCGACGACGAGGATGCCCGCCCCGGTGCCGAGGAGCGCAACGAGGCCGCCGCGGACGCACGGGAGCGCGGCGAGTGGGGCAAGCGGGACGATTGCCCCGAGCACTTCGACGAGGAGGAAGAGGAGGAGGAGGAAATGGAAGACCCGACCGTCCTCGCGCCACTCCAGCTCAGCGTGGACGGGCGCACGCTCACGCCCGGGAGCCTCGAGCTCCACGGACTGCAGCGGCTCTCCGAGGGCCAGGTGCGTGCACTCATTGGCGCGCCCCTCACGGAAGCTCCGGCGCTGACCTCACGGCGGGCGCAGACCTTGCTCCGCCGCCTCGCCCGCTCGGGCCTCTT is from Pyxidicoccus trucidator and encodes:
- a CDS encoding SDR family NAD(P)-dependent oxidoreductase, which encodes MAVQPDVNLALVTGASRGIGAAIAEALAESGRRVVLLARDAEALSRLEKKLVAAGAQAHSFVCDVANGAAVDATLARVEASLGVPGIIVNNAGVGGPFHRADEVSNEEWEALFGVNVDGVYHLCRWALPRMKAGRYGRIVNISSIQGLFGGARSSTYAATKHALIGYTRSLAAEWGAFGITCNAVCPGYIDTEMLLNADPASRTELLRRIPARRFGTPEEVAKVVAFLVGPHGGYINGSALVVDGGLSSHLANDVPSE
- a CDS encoding SDR family oxidoreductase, which translates into the protein MGVRSAIVVGGTGDIGKAVIDRLRAEGLRVVCAANDVRPETPDGMCVDITDEASVAALFEKAEKELGPLSLLVNCAGVGVFTSIADTSVQDWRRTLEVNLTGAFLCSREAFKRMKAGAGGRIVHIGSVSDHLTLPLNAAYAASKHGVRGLTGVLNEEGKDHSIRATLISLGAVYTSFWKSRPEFSAADMLTVEDVAQSIWEVARKPLNVRVDEIRLLPSKGVL
- the leuS gene encoding leucine--tRNA ligase, with the protein product MPFDPRDVEPRWQARWREARLHRTTFDPTKPKFYVLDMFPYPSGAGIHVGHCEGYTATDVVTRWKRMQGWNVLHPMGWDAFGLPAENYAIKTGIHPRITTEQAVSNFRRQIDSVGFAYDWEREVNTTDPRYYKWTQWIFLQLFKKGLAYESVMPINWCPSCKTGLANEEAARGRCDRCGTQVERKDLRQWMLRITAYADRLLEDLAEVDWPESTLMMQRKWIGRSEGAEVVFRVADGPAAGAELKVFTTRPDTLHGATYLVLSPEHRLVESLTMPEQRTAVTDSQAAARLKSDLERTELAKEKTGAFTGSHAINPVNGERIPIWIADYVLATYGTGAIMAVPAHDQRDQDFALKFGLPIREVVRPVDEAAPEPGEAFTGDGIAVGSGELDGLPTAEAKQRVVAMLEARGQGRRTVSYRLRDWIFSRQRYWGEPIPIVHCAKCGAVPVPEDQLPVTLPEVERYKPSGTGESPLATIPEWLETRCPQCDGPGRRETNTMPQWAGSCWYYLRYLDPTNASEPWSKEAERQWMSVDLYVGGAEHAVLHLLYARFWHKVLFDLGHVSTKEPFKKLRHQGTVLAYTYQDAAEHYHELSEVELRGDEAFLRATGEKLRVQVEKMAKSKLNGVNPDSVVAEHGADVLRLYELFMGEFELSKPWDPRAIEGCGRFLRRVWRLVEEHEPLRAPEGDPHLKLRHKTIQRVAADLERLQFNTAIAALMTYTNELTLKGSTREDLVTLVKLVGPFAPHLGDEAWERLGGKGFLLEQDWPTFDVALTVDAQVTYAVQVNGKLRGSLELERGTPEAEVREQALALPNVVRQLEGGKTVSKVIIVPDRIVNIVVR
- a CDS encoding sensor histidine kinase — protein: MLLAGLLPLVLLGVLAQGALERVLSVSIAPVEGVLDGVSSELERRGLPQDSLNEARLNLAQAELARRALVRRVPAFITALVLVSGVVLALAAVLLGRALTRPVDTLTQGMWAYARGDLSVRLAAPEPPRDELQFLLGQFNRMGQDLLAQRERLKAAEQIAAWQDVARALAHELKNPLTAMKLSLARLSRTDASMPIDTTRITEAVALLQEEVDLLMRMTQSFSTFARLPAPRFQDVALRPLLAEVCALYAGTSPVPVELAPGPDASLRADPDGLRRLFGNLVKNATEASPTGAAPVRVALEPLDAGGVRVTVTDGGAGIPTVMEGPALTRGLFSTKPEGSGLGLPIAQKIVHEHGGTLRLEPASGGGTLARVDLPLAPPLFVPAAA
- a CDS encoding sigma-54-dependent transcriptional regulator → MKPGPRILVVDDDPGVLKALRGLLSDEGFTPVEARSAAEAARLLDAPEGPPALMLLDLRMPGETGLELLARLPRPLPAPVVVLSGEASPAEAVQALKLGATDFVEKPPSPERLITALRNAMALGSLQEERERLLDALARPGHLVGDSPSMESLRRLIARVAPSDTAILITGETGTGKERVARALHLASGRKGRLVAVNCAAIPATLLESELFGHEKGAFSGAVARRAGRIEQAHGGTLLLDELGDMPLELQAKLLRVLETKEVERLGGSVPVPVDARILAATHQDLARAVKEGRFRQDLFFRLNVMPLQIPPLRERPEDLLPLARTFAAEFAGPNAPLALAPGAEAALRAYPWPGNVRELRNLIERLNLLRGDGPLTLGPEAIQGPLAPAAPTRPTLGDRSYREHVEDFERELIRAALQEGGSIAGAARLLQVDRGNLYRRIKALGLPVS
- a CDS encoding DUF6209 family protein produces the protein MSNRIGRPSFVTPPPTAATPERTVRPAGGEKAPGARSQADQFEARGTRPSQSTSRSAALLTGTSASEAVVPSRLADLQPEVHGASGYEAHFGMGGRTARATVDGQGQVALPTGNGRGPSFHAEAGKPLTVTVDPARLSKTAEKAELVWRVAPGGTEVAIPLTDGTRDASGRLNTVPAKIDLPADAFGTLRMSIRTTGADGKTSTQWDPSSDAAIAPKEGATVVFSDDWKTQVEGKLRAGDKVELAYDRDRLAALLGGKTPSDVVACVSFNGEPPREVPLTLQPGEGGRPGTMFMPSLQVPLEATKMTLWFKGQGEGNTSYDSSFGKNFEFKINPARDDADPSWKAEMLRSKSFPNLQEEDFVGIGPSSQKYNCIAWTMGIQDEWVWPGTRLEDFDKLYATQGYQPMSSMDLSNDPNLEKVVVYGLKPKSGTGAIEVTHGALMDEQGRLTSKIGTQPLIRHNSADDLTGPSYGEPVRVYVRPRQPAVNNS